The DNA region CGTCAGCCTCGGCGGGATCCGGTGTGCCAGGTCCGGATCCGGTGCGGCAGGAGGGCATGCGCGTGTGCGTGCCAAAGTGTGTGTGTTTGCCCGAGGGGTGCTCGGGGAAAGGCCTCAAAGGCTTGGccgcgagaatacatatcattgcaattttcatgagctagcattttgaaggaatcatacttagctctaaacaagtgatatttttgttcacgaactttgatggaacctttatgtatttcaatgagctccttccaaatatcacttgctaggtccatgccatttactctagcaaagacctcctcactaatagcttcgaaaattgcatttctagctctagcattccattttaattggtcgggggtgggatctccggtgaacccgaccttagttgccaaccacacttcgggggcaatcgcatcaaggtatgcggccatgcgaactttccaataggcaaagttcttgccctcgaagtgaggcggcgaaccacccatcttggccatagctctaggcggtgaagcctaatgatccaaatgagcaacgaggctctgataccaattgaaaggatcgatggaccaagagggggggtgaattgggcctttttcaatttctaaaacaagataaaacaaccttaacctatgcaaaaactagaaaggctccaattcaccaaccggataactaaacaacctacacaagctagttaagatgaaaagagatagagcctagcaaggtagagctaactagtgattcctaaatcaagcacatgaatgaattgcatgaaagataatgcttgaaaaagtaaagtggacaagggacaaccggattttttcccgtggtatcgatgtgttggcacacacccctaatccacgttgtgacactcacaaagagtattgtcacctcccaagtcaccaagacgagggcgctcactaagagtctccgttcaccatcccggtgtggtggagatcaagccacgtacaagtcttttctccgggcttccacaatctttggcaagctccgcgagaatcacctcgatcaccaagatcgcctaggtgatgccaatcaccaagagtaacaagctaaggccttcacttgagcaagagccaatcacaaagaatggatgcacacaagcttctctctactcaagtccttaatcttgcttcttgaatgattgaatgaacaagtgtatgaaatgttgaagctcaaggtggctcttgactatagtatgtgtgtttggatgttgcctggtgtcaagagtggtagaatgacccattggaggggtatatatgggcagctcacacgaatagagccgttggagaaaaagctgccagaaaactgcgtagcgccggttaatccgacgtccctccaatagtaatcgtcggtttaaccggtgaatgtaaactgccacttctgaaaactagccgttacagcttgggcagattaaccgtcgttgcatcggtttaaccggtgaatgtaaacatccattgatcaacagaaataccaagtcactggacaactgcaccgacgtccaatttcaaatagcgtcggtttaaccggtgagtctatttgtccactgatcaactgaaaaccgagtctctggacaactgcaccgacgtccaatttcaaataacgtcggtttaaccggtgtattgacttgtccagacctggtgacctcgtttaaccgacgtatagaaaactttagacgtcggttaatccggtgaaaaggatttttctgattttgccttttctgacttgagtcttgaatgaaatccaaatattcttgagatataagttgagaaccacttatttgagcttctagaaacctgagtgaccaatgtgtgcatccattttcaaatgaccatgtccatgctcaagttactaagcctaaacccctcttaatagtgcgatcactataaaactataaaacctatactaacctaagtgtccttctcaaccttatgacacttaggactagaaagatccttagtcttgacacattatagagttgaatgccgagatcgcctttttgattaatgagaattaggggcctcttttgacatataaccaaatgagcaataatgatctataaagctgcacaaactcattagtcacaataatggttgtcattaatcaccgaaacataccttaagggcctggATGCTTACAGCGTCCTTCTCCTCGGGctctcctcctgctcctccatctctcctctctcttcctctggTGCGGCGACGGCGGAATGGAAGAGGGGCGCgggtggctagggtttcgggCGGCGACCTCGGGGGTTTTTATGGGGCGACCCTAGGGCTTGCGGCGTGGGCCCGGACGCCGAGGGCGGCGATGCCCGGCGTCCGTGCCACGGCCACGCGGCACGCAattggcggctgcggcgcgagggttagggtttgcggcgcgggaggccggggcgggcgggcggttACGGGGATGTCGCGGAGCAGGGTGGTGCGTGAGCTGGCGGGTGACGCGAGCGAGCGGTGCCGCGGCggggaagaaaagagaaaaagggGAGGCGCGGCGGTTGGAGCtccctgtcgcggagcgggcgacgcggcggagAGAAGCGAGAGGGAGCCGGGGTCGCGGCGACTGCGGGAGAAAGGGGAAAGCTGGCGGGTGGgacccgcccgtcagctgccccaGGCGGATGGAAAGGGAAGGGTCGCGACGCTTCGCGATGGTGGGTTGGGCCGGTGGTGCTGGGCCGTGTCATGCGGGCTGGCTCGCGGGAaagaaagagggagagagagagagagttgggCTGCGCATGTGGGTTGGCTTGGGCTGCACGAGTTGGGCCGGTCTCTGGCTATTGGACCAAGGGAGTTAGGAGGTTAAAacttggatttgaatttgaatagtagtctattcaaattcaaatcccactCAATTGAATCAAGCAATTTGAAAATCCAATCAAATAAAATTCAACAACAATCTCAAGTTAAGATAATCCACAAAAGTTTTTACACAATTTTTTTACTATCTAAACACCCTAAGGTACAAACATGAAATATGTTACACCTACTCCCACAGCTTCATTCGTTTCCGTACGCTCCGTGTAGAAGCCAGAGCCCATCCGCATTCTGAACTTTTGATACGCAGTGGCTTCATTGGGGGCTTCGTGGATTTATCGTAAAGATCGAACAAGAAGGTGAGggttgcagcagcagcagccgccatGGGCATGGTGCGAGCATTGCTCTCGGCAGCAACCAGGGGGAAAGTGGATGAACTTCGGCAGCTCGTGGCCCGTAGTGACGCAGAAGTCCTCGGCTCTGTGCGGACACCCAAATTCGACACGGCGGTCCACATCGCCGCGTTGCACGGGCACAGCCGCTTCGTCAGTGAGGCGCTGAGCCTGAACAGGGAGCTCCTCGTCAGTCGGAACAGTGACGGCGACACGCCGCTGCACCTGGCGGCGCGGGCAGGAAAGGAGCGAGTCGCTCGACTTCTCGCCGGTCTCGCGCAGGGCTGGACATTCGACGCCTCTTCTCGGGACGACGGTTTTCAGGTGCCCCCCTATACCAACACCCGTTATTCTCTCTCTATGCGTATTTTGCTCTTTCAAACCGCAAGACAGAGGTAGAACTTGCACTTGCTGGAAGCTCCAGTTTCATTTTAAATTTCACGGCATCTCCGGTTTTATTTGACTTGAAAGTTCATCCATGGCTGCTACCAGATTTGGTCAAAAGACATCGTTGTTTCCTCTTCTAGCTAGTGTCGTCATCATTTTCTTTTCCTGGTCAGAAAAATACATAAAAAGAAAGGAGGTAGAAAAAATTCTCGCAAAGTTTTTTTTTTACCCCAGAGCGTCCAATGAACTAGCACCTGCCGCTCTTTTTTATTTGTTGCATGACATATTGTCCTACATTACCTGCGAGTCGAAGCAACAAGCAGATAATATGTCTATGTATTTACTTTTGTTGATTTAGGGCCAATTTTATGTGGTATCTGGTATGCATGACGAAATAAAGATGGTAACGTACTCCCGTTACTTGTAACAACTTAAACAAATCACAACAGTTGATTTTTAAAACAGATAAAGTATTTAACTAATTAAAATAATTAGGAAAAAGGAAAATCCCAGCCAGGCCTCACTGGAGCGCCTCTTTCTTCTCGTGTCCAAGCTACACATTTTGCATGGTTCAAGATGCAATTGGTGACCCTAGATGCACCTCCAAGCCTT from Panicum hallii strain FIL2 chromosome 9, PHallii_v3.1, whole genome shotgun sequence includes:
- the LOC112872741 gene encoding protein ACCELERATED CELL DEATH 6-like, whose protein sequence is MGMVRALLSAATRGKVDELRQLVARSDAEVLGSVRTPKFDTAVHIAALHGHSRFVSEALSLNRELLVSRNSDGDTPLHLAARAGKERVARLLAGLAQGWTFDASSRDDGFQGQFYVVSGMHDEIKMVTYSRYL